A genomic segment from Helicobacter sp. NHP19-012 encodes:
- a CDS encoding RNA recognition motif domain-containing protein, producing the protein MKNIYVGNLVYSATNQEVEELFSQFGAVNSVKLIQDRETKRPKGFGFVEMEDEGAQQAIAKLDNTDFMGRTIRVTEANPRK; encoded by the coding sequence TTGAAGAACATTTATGTAGGGAATTTGGTTTATAGCGCAACAAATCAGGAGGTTGAGGAACTCTTTAGCCAATTTGGTGCTGTAAACTCTGTGAAGTTGATCCAGGATCGCGAAACCAAAAGACCTAAAGGGTTTGGCTTTGTGGAAATGGAAGACGAGGGCGCACAGCAAGCCATCGCCAAGTTAGACAACACGGATTTTATGGGACGCACCATTCGGGTTACTGAGGCAAACCCCCGTAAATAA
- the secA gene encoding preprotein translocase subunit SecA, with amino-acid sequence MIKTVLGKIIGTKNQREIKRYQKRVAEINALEAEVQALSDDALQQRFFGLKEAVQKGEKDLQEVLPLSFAITREASRRILGMRHFDVQLIGGMVLHEGKIAEMKTGEGKTLVATLAVALNALGGHSVHVVTVNDYLAQRDATQMQPLYNFLGYSVGVVTGGVGDEERLEIYANDIVYGTNNEFGFDYLRDNMKYSLEQKVQKEHAFAIVDEVDSILIDEARTPLIISGPVNKRMENYERADNVAKNMQVEVDFTIDEKNRVILITEEGIKKAEELFGVDNLYSLENAILSHHLDQALKAHYLFARDKDYVVANGEVVIVDEFTGRLSEGRRFSEGLHQALEAKEKVGIKEESQTLADITFQNYFRLYDKLSGMTGTAQTEATEFLEIYNLEVVSVPTNLPIQRKDLNDLIYKSEREKFEAVVAKIKELHKIGQPVLVGTASIQKSEALHALLQKERIPHTVLNAKQHTKEAEIIKDAGLKGAVTIATNMAGRGVDIKISQEIKDLGGLYIIGTERHESRRIDNQLRGRSGRQGDPGVSQFYLSLEDGLLRIFGSDRIKGVMEKLGLQDGEYIESKLVTRSVENAQKKVEALHFESRKHLLEYDDVANEQRKTVYKFRNELLDENYDIGARIAENRQYAVACILENNQAFKEQDFSDEDLENAKQALQEDFNTTIDFTPLQERDFVSVENFILEALEAEYASKMAHVQDLNKIERVVYLQILDNAWREHLYTMDNLKTGIGLRGYNQKDPLVEYKKESYNLFLELIDSIKIEAIRTFYKLELVANTPEDTERFLSGLEGDQLELNFNNQDIEEGLNSWNETKPKTIARNSPCPCGSGKKYKNCHGKSGPKKGIFATNNKPTDA; translated from the coding sequence ATGATAAAAACCGTGCTGGGTAAAATTATAGGCACAAAGAACCAACGAGAGATCAAACGCTACCAAAAACGGGTGGCAGAGATCAACGCCCTAGAGGCTGAAGTGCAGGCCTTAAGCGATGACGCATTGCAACAACGCTTTTTTGGCTTGAAAGAGGCGGTGCAAAAGGGAGAGAAGGACTTACAAGAGGTTTTGCCCTTGAGTTTTGCGATCACTAGGGAGGCTTCTAGGCGGATTTTAGGCATGCGCCACTTTGATGTGCAGCTCATTGGGGGGATGGTCTTGCACGAGGGTAAAATCGCCGAGATGAAAACAGGCGAGGGCAAAACTTTAGTGGCGACTTTAGCGGTTGCCCTGAATGCTCTTGGCGGACACAGCGTGCATGTGGTAACGGTGAATGACTACCTTGCCCAAAGGGACGCGACCCAAATGCAACCCTTGTATAACTTTTTGGGTTACAGCGTGGGGGTGGTTACGGGGGGCGTGGGTGATGAAGAGCGGCTTGAGATTTACGCAAATGACATTGTCTATGGCACGAATAACGAATTTGGCTTTGACTATCTAAGAGACAACATGAAATACTCCCTAGAGCAAAAGGTGCAGAAAGAACACGCCTTTGCGATTGTGGATGAGGTGGATTCGATTTTGATCGATGAGGCCCGCACGCCCTTAATCATCTCTGGCCCCGTGAATAAACGCATGGAGAATTACGAAAGGGCGGACAATGTCGCTAAGAACATGCAAGTTGAGGTGGATTTTACGATTGATGAAAAAAACCGCGTGATTTTAATCACCGAAGAGGGCATTAAAAAGGCAGAAGAGCTCTTTGGCGTGGACAATCTTTACAGCTTGGAAAATGCGATTTTATCCCACCACCTCGATCAAGCCCTTAAAGCGCATTATCTCTTTGCACGGGATAAGGATTATGTAGTCGCCAATGGGGAGGTGGTGATTGTGGATGAATTTACGGGGCGTTTGAGTGAGGGCAGACGTTTTAGCGAGGGCTTGCACCAAGCCCTAGAGGCGAAAGAAAAGGTTGGTATCAAAGAGGAGAGCCAAACTTTAGCCGACATCACTTTTCAAAACTACTTTAGATTGTATGATAAACTCTCAGGCATGACAGGCACAGCGCAGACAGAGGCGACCGAGTTTTTAGAAATTTATAATTTAGAAGTCGTGTCTGTGCCTACGAATTTACCCATCCAGCGCAAGGATTTAAACGACCTCATCTATAAAAGCGAGCGGGAGAAGTTTGAAGCGGTGGTGGCTAAGATTAAAGAGTTGCACAAAATAGGTCAGCCCGTTTTGGTCGGCACGGCGAGCATCCAAAAGAGCGAGGCTTTGCACGCTCTACTCCAAAAAGAGCGCATCCCCCACACGGTGCTAAACGCCAAACAGCACACCAAAGAAGCCGAGATCATCAAAGATGCGGGGCTTAAGGGGGCGGTAACGATCGCCACGAACATGGCAGGGCGGGGCGTGGACATTAAGATCAGCCAAGAGATCAAAGACTTGGGCGGGCTTTACATCATCGGCACCGAGCGGCATGAAAGCCGTAGGATCGACAACCAGCTAAGGGGGCGTTCTGGCAGGCAGGGCGATCCGGGGGTGAGCCAATTTTATTTGAGTCTTGAGGATGGCTTGCTTAGAATCTTTGGCAGCGATCGCATCAAGGGGGTGATGGAGAAACTCGGTCTACAAGATGGCGAATACATCGAGTCTAAATTAGTAACCCGCTCTGTGGAGAACGCCCAAAAGAAAGTAGAGGCTCTGCATTTTGAGAGCCGCAAACACCTACTAGAATACGACGATGTCGCCAACGAGCAGCGCAAGACGGTGTATAAATTCCGCAACGAGCTTTTGGATGAAAACTACGACATCGGCGCACGCATTGCCGAGAACCGCCAATATGCTGTGGCGTGCATTTTAGAGAACAACCAAGCCTTTAAAGAACAGGACTTTTCAGACGAGGATTTAGAAAACGCCAAGCAAGCCTTGCAAGAGGACTTCAACACCACTATTGACTTTACCCCCCTGCAAGAGCGCGATTTTGTCTCTGTGGAAAACTTCATTTTAGAGGCTCTAGAGGCAGAGTATGCCTCCAAAATGGCGCATGTGCAGGATTTGAATAAAATCGAGCGGGTGGTGTATCTGCAGATACTGGACAACGCGTGGCGCGAACATCTCTACACGATGGACAACTTAAAAACGGGCATTGGGCTTCGAGGCTATAACCAAAAAGACCCCTTAGTGGAGTATAAAAAAGAGAGTTACAACCTCTTTTTAGAACTCATCGACTCCATTAAAATAGAGGCGATCCGCACCTTTTATAAACTTGAGCTGGTCGCCAACACCCCAGAGGACACCGAGCGCTTTTTAAGTGGTCTAGAGGGCGACCAACTAGAGCTGAACTTCAACAACCAAGACATTGAGGAGGGGCTAAACAGTTGGAACGAGACCAAGCCCAAGACCATCGCCCGCAACAGCCCTTGCCCTTGCGGCAGCGGCAAGAAATATAAAAATTGCCATGGCAAGAGCGGACCTAAAAAAGGCATTTTTGCCACTAACAACAAACCCACGGATGCCTAG
- a CDS encoding ABC transporter permease yields the protein MPSTSLVAFLVRRYLRFDKTQPFISITAILAFLGVAVGVMVLIVAMAIMNGMNAEFEKKLFVMNYPLTLYATSYYGIEQKTLNALEQRFPHLRFSPYLQSQVVARFNGMLSGGMLFGVDMQKEVQINNILKKGLNGVNLQAFRQTPFNLVAGKGFKDSLLLGNTHSIDLFFTKLEPTGFVLSPTMKRFSLKGFFESGLKAYDGSYLYTNIQALQAIRDLPEGVYDGVHIYSKHPMQDMEKIKQTLKEIPNNGVDIEGWWQQNGNFFSAMALEKRALFIVLMLIILMASLNIISSLLMVVMNRRKEIALLLSLGATTKEIQKSFFALGSVIGVGGIVLGVLLAFLVLWVLATFPIISLPADVYGINRLPLDLSAVDFFSTLIGALVIVALSSHYPARKAAGVDALAILRNE from the coding sequence ATGCCTAGCACTTCGTTAGTGGCGTTTTTGGTGCGCCGCTATTTGCGCTTTGACAAGACCCAACCTTTCATTAGCATCACCGCGATTCTAGCCTTTTTGGGGGTGGCGGTGGGGGTGATGGTGCTCATCGTGGCCATGGCGATCATGAATGGTATGAATGCAGAGTTTGAAAAGAAACTCTTTGTGATGAACTACCCGCTCACGCTCTACGCCACAAGCTACTATGGCATAGAGCAAAAGACCTTAAACGCCCTAGAGCAGCGCTTCCCGCACTTACGCTTTAGCCCCTATTTGCAAAGCCAAGTCGTGGCGCGCTTTAATGGCATGTTAAGTGGGGGTATGCTCTTTGGCGTGGACATGCAAAAAGAGGTGCAGATCAACAACATTTTAAAAAAAGGCTTAAATGGGGTCAATTTACAAGCTTTCAGGCAAACCCCCTTTAATTTGGTGGCAGGCAAGGGCTTTAAAGACTCGCTACTTTTAGGCAACACACACAGCATTGATTTATTTTTCACCAAGTTAGAGCCCACGGGTTTTGTGCTCTCCCCAACCATGAAACGCTTTAGCTTGAAGGGCTTTTTTGAATCGGGGCTTAAAGCCTATGATGGCAGTTATTTATACACGAACATACAAGCTTTGCAAGCGATTAGGGATTTGCCCGAGGGGGTGTATGATGGCGTGCACATTTACTCTAAGCACCCCATGCAAGACATGGAGAAGATCAAACAAACCCTTAAAGAAATCCCTAACAATGGCGTGGACATTGAGGGCTGGTGGCAACAAAATGGCAACTTCTTTTCGGCCATGGCTTTAGAAAAGCGCGCCCTTTTCATTGTGTTGATGCTGATCATCCTCATGGCAAGCCTCAATATCATCAGCTCGCTGTTAATGGTGGTGATGAACCGCCGTAAAGAGATCGCCTTACTGCTTAGTCTTGGTGCAACCACTAAAGAAATCCAAAAGAGCTTTTTTGCTTTGGGCTCAGTGATTGGCGTGGGGGGGATTGTGCTAGGCGTGCTCCTAGCCTTTTTAGTGCTGTGGGTGCTTGCCACCTTTCCCATCATCTCCCTACCCGCCGATGTTTATGGCATTAACAGACTGCCCCTAGATTTGTCGGCTGTGGATTTTTTCAGCACCCTCATTGGTGCGCTTGTGATTGTCGCCCTATCATCGCACTATCCAGCCCGCAAGGCGGCAGGTGTAGATGCATTGGCGATTTTGCGTAATGAGTAG